Sequence from the Chloroflexota bacterium genome:
ATACGCAGAGGTTGACATTGATAAACATCCAGCTTATACGAAACCGGCAGGACGAAGTGCGCGATGCTATGCGACGGCGCAGCGAGGACGCGCCGCTAGACCGCATCGCCGAACTTGACGCGATGCGGCGCAGTACCATCGTGGAGGCGGACGAACTCCGCGCGCGCCGCAACGAAGTCAGCCGTGAGATTGGACGCACTCGCGAACGCCCACAAGAACTTATCGACGAGATGCGCCAAGTCAGCGCGCGTATCCGCGAACTCGAAGAGAGCATCCGCGCGACCGAAGGTGAGGTGAACACGCTGCTGCTCGGCATCCCGAACATGCCGCTTGCGGATGTGCCGGACGGCGCGGACGAATCCGCGAACGTCGTCGTGCGCACCGAGGGCGAGCCGCGCAAGTTCGACTTCGAGCCGCTGCCGCACTGGGAATTGGGCGAACGGCTGGGTATTATCGACTTCCAGCGCGGCGCGAAGATGGCAGGTTCGCGGTTTTTCGTGCTGAAGGGCAAGGGCGCCCGTCTGCAGCGCGCGCTGATAGACTGGATGCTGGACACGCACACGCGCGAGCACGGCTACACCGAGCTGTACCTGCCGAATATCGTTACAACCGAATCCGCGACCGCGAACAGCAACCTGCCGAAGTTTTCGGACACGATGTACCGCGACGACGAAGACGACCTCTGGCTGCTGCCCACCGCGGAAATGGCGATAACGAATATGCACCGCGACGAGATACTGCCTCCGGATTCGCTGCCGCTGCGGTATGTGGCGCACACGCCTTGCTTCCGCCGCGAGAAGGCAGCCGCCGGACGCGACACGCGCGGCATCAAGCGCGTCCACCAGTTCGAGAAGGTGGAGATGTACCGCTTCGTGGAGCCGCAAGATTCCGACGACGCGCTGGCGAGCCTGCTGAATGAGGCGGAGACGATATGCGCTCGCTTGGGCATACAATACCGCCTGCTGCAGTTATGCACGGGCGACTTGGGCTTCCAGTCCGCGAAGACATACGACATTGAGATGTGGGCGCCCGGCTGCGACGAGTGGCTGGAAGTGAGCTCATGCTCCACAT
This genomic interval carries:
- the serS gene encoding serine--tRNA ligase, with translation MINIQLIRNRQDEVRDAMRRRSEDAPLDRIAELDAMRRSTIVEADELRARRNEVSREIGRTRERPQELIDEMRQVSARIRELEESIRATEGEVNTLLLGIPNMPLADVPDGADESANVVVRTEGEPRKFDFEPLPHWELGERLGIIDFQRGAKMAGSRFFVLKGKGARLQRALIDWMLDTHTREHGYTELYLPNIVTTESATANSNLPKFSDTMYRDDEDDLWLLPTAEMAITNMHRDEILPPDSLPLRYVAHTPCFRREKAAAGRDTRGIKRVHQFEKVEMYRFVEPQDSDDALASLLNEAETICARLGIQYRLLQLCTGDLGFQSAKTYDIEMWAPGCDEWLEVSSCSTCTDFQARRASIRYRPAQGARPRFVHTLNGSGLALPRVIIAILENYQQADGSVVIPDVLRPYTGFDAIEC